TCGGCGTTCCACGCGGCCGGGTCGTCCGGCGAGTCGACCAGCAACGCCCGCAGCATCGGCGCACCGGTACGGGCGGCGGTCACCGCCGCCGAGTACAGGTAGGGCATCAGCCGGTACCGCAGCCGGATCGCCTCGACCGCCTCGCGGGCGGCGTCGTCGGGAAAGTCCCACGGCAGCCGGCTGGTGGTGCCGTGGAACCGCACCAGCGGCGACAGCGCGCCGAACTGCGCCCAGCGTACGTACAGGTCCGGGGTCGGCGTGCCGTGGAACCCGCCGGCGTCGTGACTCCAGAACGGCATGCCGGACAGGCCGTGCGACAGCCCGCCGCGCAGCGTGCTGGCCAGTCCGGGGTACGTGGCGTTGACGTCCCCGCTCCACTGCGCCGGGTGCCGCTGGCCGCCGAGAAACGACGACCGGGCCCAGACCATGCCGTGCCCGGCGACCTCCCGGGTCACCGCCGCCACCGCGTCGTTGAACAGCAGCGTGTAGACGTTGTGCAGTTCCACGCCGGTCATCCCGTTGTGGGCCACCGCGTCGGCCGGCACCCCTTCGGCGAAGTCGGTCTTGAACACCATCGCGCCCTGGCGCAGCAGGTCACGCAGCAGCCCGGTGAACCACTCGGTGGCCGCCGGATTGGTGAAGTCGACGATGCCGCAGACCGGGTAGGAGCCGTGCCAGACGTCGGCGATGTAGGTGCTGCCGTCGGCCCGGCGCAGGAAGTAGCCGGCCGCGTCGGCCTGCGCGAAGACCGGGCTGCCGGTCATGATGTACGGGTTCATCCAGAGGCTGACCTTGAACCCCTGCTCGGTCAACGTGGCCAGCATGCCGGCCGGGTCCGGGAAGTTGGTGGCGTCCCAGGCCAGGTCCGACCAGGCACCGTCGGCCTGCCAGTAGCAGTCCAGGTGCAGCACGTCGCAGGGGATGCCGCCGGCCCGGATGCGCCGCGCCCGCTCCAGCACCAACTCCTGGGTGTCGACGTAGAAGCCGGACGAGATCCAGGTGCCGAACGCCCACTTCGGTGGCAGCACCGGCCGGCTGGTCAGCTGGTCGTAGCGGTCCAGGATCTCCGACGGGGTGGGTCCGGCGATCACGTAGTAGTCGATCAGGTCGTCCGGCACCAGGATCTGCACGCAGCTGTGTGTCGAGGAACAGATGTCGAACTCGACCGGCATGCCGCTGTCGACCAACACGCCGTACCCCCGGTCGGACAGGTAGAGCGGGACGTTCTTGTGCGAGCGGTCCGACTCGGCACCGAAGGCGTCGAAGTTCCACATCAGCGCCCGCTGCCCGCGTTTGTCCAGCCGGGTGAACTTCTCGCCGAGACCGACGAAGCGTTCGTCGCCGGGGGCGTCGAAGCACTCGTGGTAGGCGGCGACCGCGCCGTCGACCAGGGATCGGCCGAAGGGTAGGGTCCGCAGCCGGCCGCTGATGTCGCGCTCACCGCGGTTCTGGGTGACCAGCAACCTGCCGTCGGCGTCGAGGAAGCGGAGCTGCCAGGGGTCGAGCCGCAGCTCGGCGACCACGCCGCCGGCGTCGATCCGGACCAGGTCACCGTCGGTCGTGACGCGCGCCGGGTGCGCCTGCGGGTGGACCAGCGGCAACGCTCGGGCCGAGCGGCTGCGGGCGTCCGGTGCCGCGCTGAGCCGTACCCGGATCACGCCCTCACCGGCGGCGCTGATCGTCACCGTCAGCGAATCGCCGTCCGTGGTGCTGCCCTTGCAGATCACCCCGGAGCCGTCGGTGTTGACCACCTCGCCCCGCGCCAGCGCGGAGAGACCCTGCTCGCCTGGTGCGCGTACCGGCAGGTCGGGCGGGTCGGCCACGAACGTCTCGTGGGGGACCAGGGGCGGACGGTACGGCATGCGGTCTCCTCGGGGCTGCACGGCGAAAGCTCCCGGGTGGAGCTGCCGGATCGCGGGCGGTTCCTTTAGTTTCTTTGGTAACCCAACAAACTGTCAACGGCGCGCGTAAGTCGTGCGGGTAGGGGTGATCGGACTGTGTCGACGGTCGATCCGATTCGACTCGTGGGCCATGAAACCGCGAATGGTCGACGCGATCCATTGCTCGCGGGAAAGCGGTTGCTTAGCATGAAGCGGCACGGGAGCCGACCCCCGCGACCGCCGTCAGGCGGTCGTCGACCAGCACGGATCACCCACGGCGGACCGATGTTCCTCGGCCGGGCAGCCAGGACGGTCGCCACAAGTGCCGTGCCATCTCCTCCCGGAGTGCACCCATGCGCGATCACCGTCCTCCCTCGACCAGCCGTCCGTCCCGTCGGCGCGTGCTCGCCGTCGCCACCGCCGCGGCCACGGCCGCCAGCGCCGGAATCCTCACCACGATCGTCGCCACCTCGGCCTCGGCCGCCGCCGGCTGCGCCGTCGACTACCGGATCAGCAGCCAGTGGCCAGGTGGCTTCGGCGCCGGCGTCCGGGTGACCAACCTCGGTGACCCCCTCACCTCATGGCGGTTGACCTGGACCTTCGGGTCCGGGCAGACCATCACCCAGGCCTGGAACGCGACCGTGTCGCAGAGCGGTGCCCAGGTCACCGCCGACAACGTCGGCTACAACGGCAACCTCGGCACCAACGCCAGCACCGAGTTCGGGTTCAACGGTGCCTGGACCGGCGGCAACCCGGTGCCGGCGAGCTTCGCGCTGAACGGCACCACCTGCACCGGCGGCGTCGCACCGACCACCGGCGTACCGACCACCGCCCCACCACCCACGACGGCACCGCCGCCGACGACGGCCCCACCACCGACCACGGCCCCGCCCACGACCGCCCCACCACCGACGACGGCACCACCGCCGACGACCCCGCCGCCCGGGCCGGGGGCGAAACAAATGGAGAACCTCGACCGTGGCGTGATCAGCGTCCGGTCCGGCTCCGGCAACCTGGTCTCCTGGCGGCTGCTCGGCACCGAAGCCGCCGCCACCGGCTTTCACGTCTACCGGGGTACCACCCGGTTGACGTCCGCGCCGATCACCACCTCGACCAACTACTACGACGCCGGAGCCGCCACCAGCGCCAGCTACACGGTGCGGGCCGTGGTCGACGGCGTCGAGCAGCCGGCGTCACCGGCGTCGCTGACCTTCGCCAACGGCTACCTCGACGTGCCGCTGCAGGTGCCGTCCGGCGGCACCACGCCGTCGGGGGAGTGGTACAGCTACTCGGCCAACGACGCCAGCGTCGGTGACCTCGACGGCGACGGCCGGTACGAGATCGTCCTCAAATGGGACCCGTCCAACGCCAAGGACAACTCCCAGTCCGGCTACACCGGCAACGTCTACGTCGACGCGTACGAACTGACCGGCACCCGGCTGTGGCGGATCGACCTGGGACGCAATATCCGGGCCGGCGCCCACTACACCCAGTTCCAGGTGTACGACTACGACGGTGACGGCCGGGCCGAGGTGGCGATGAAGACCGCCGACGGCACCCGCGACGGCCGGGGTACGGTGATCGGCTCCGCCAGCGCCGACTACCGCAACTCGTCCGGCTACGTGCTGTCCGGGCCGGAATTCCTGACCATGTTCAACGGTCAGACCGGCGCGGCGATGTCCACCGTCAACTACGTACCGGCCCGGGGCACCGTGTCGTCGTGGGGCGACTCGTACGGCAACCGGGTGGACCGCTTCCTGGCCGGTACGGCGTACCTGGACGGTCAGCGTCCGTCGCTGATCATGTCGCGCGGCTACTACACCCGTACCGTCATCGCCGCCTGGGACTTCCGTGGCGGCGGCCTGAGCCAGCGGTG
The sequence above is a segment of the Solwaraspora sp. WMMD406 genome. Coding sequences within it:
- a CDS encoding cellulose binding domain-containing protein, producing MRDHRPPSTSRPSRRRVLAVATAAATAASAGILTTIVATSASAAAGCAVDYRISSQWPGGFGAGVRVTNLGDPLTSWRLTWTFGSGQTITQAWNATVSQSGAQVTADNVGYNGNLGTNASTEFGFNGAWTGGNPVPASFALNGTTCTGGVAPTTGVPTTAPPPTTAPPPTTAPPPTTAPPTTAPPPTTAPPPTTPPPGPGAKQMENLDRGVISVRSGSGNLVSWRLLGTEAAATGFHVYRGTTRLTSAPITTSTNYYDAGAATSASYTVRAVVDGVEQPASPASLTFANGYLDVPLQVPSGGTTPSGEWYSYSANDASVGDLDGDGRYEIVLKWDPSNAKDNSQSGYTGNVYVDAYELTGTRLWRIDLGRNIRAGAHYTQFQVYDYDGDGRAEVAMKTADGTRDGRGTVIGSASADYRNSSGYVLSGPEFLTMFNGQTGAAMSTVNYVPARGTVSSWGDSYGNRVDRFLAGTAYLDGQRPSLIMSRGYYTRTVIAAWDFRGGGLSQRWVFDSNSAGNGGYAGQGNHSLSVADVDRDGRDEIVFGGATIDDNGRGLWNTSLNHGDAGHVGDLDPARAGLEYFKIQEDGGKPSSALIDARTGQIIWQTPTGGDNGRGVSADIWAGSAGAESWSSAVNELRSPWGGNVGRKPSSANFVIWWDGDPVRELLDQTRIDKYGTSGDTRLLTGSGVASNNGTKATPALSADLFGDWREEAIWRTSDSSALRIHATTHSTDRRIHTLMHDAQYRVAIAWQNTAYNQPPHPSFFIGDNMATPPQPNVYLR
- a CDS encoding TIM-barrel domain-containing protein, with amino-acid sequence MPYRPPLVPHETFVADPPDLPVRAPGEQGLSALARGEVVNTDGSGVICKGSTTDGDSLTVTISAAGEGVIRVRLSAAPDARSRSARALPLVHPQAHPARVTTDGDLVRIDAGGVVAELRLDPWQLRFLDADGRLLVTQNRGERDISGRLRTLPFGRSLVDGAVAAYHECFDAPGDERFVGLGEKFTRLDKRGQRALMWNFDAFGAESDRSHKNVPLYLSDRGYGVLVDSGMPVEFDICSSTHSCVQILVPDDLIDYYVIAGPTPSEILDRYDQLTSRPVLPPKWAFGTWISSGFYVDTQELVLERARRIRAGGIPCDVLHLDCYWQADGAWSDLAWDATNFPDPAGMLATLTEQGFKVSLWMNPYIMTGSPVFAQADAAGYFLRRADGSTYIADVWHGSYPVCGIVDFTNPAATEWFTGLLRDLLRQGAMVFKTDFAEGVPADAVAHNGMTGVELHNVYTLLFNDAVAAVTREVAGHGMVWARSSFLGGQRHPAQWSGDVNATYPGLASTLRGGLSHGLSGMPFWSHDAGGFHGTPTPDLYVRWAQFGALSPLVRFHGTTSRLPWDFPDDAAREAVEAIRLRYRLMPYLYSAAVTAARTGAPMLRALLVDSPDDPAAWNAELEYRLGTDLLVAPMINPDGQRQVYLPAGDDWIDFWTGEVRPGGRHLRVRTPLERIPLFVRRGALIATTEVGDTVGDGPFTDVTVQSWGGLTAETVIRDVDGDTVVLLVRDGDTVRASVDGPLPVRRIAFPPVTGAEPPVRVLIDGVPAPMGTVDGVPTAVLASG